A genome region from Helicobacter sp. 11S03491-1 includes the following:
- a CDS encoding indole-3-glycerol phosphate synthase, with translation MSFDLLGRSLSYNPYIPRAQAHDFARKKNELIAKKAIISPPLVEEELFLIDTLDAKAIMIDFTSIYEQNIPDKNIFDSLTLLRRYTKKLIIHNDIFISPYQLLESVIYGSDCVILEVNVLNKELKNMCAFALRLGLLPIVKIYSLQELKKAILAKAQMIYIAQDFSNLISYVPNSKIIFCDLSSNITSLDEKISYGVDIFFMSLSRIK, from the coding sequence TTGTCTTTTGATCTTTTGGGGAGAAGTTTGTCTTATAATCCTTATATTCCAAGAGCGCAAGCGCATGATTTTGCAAGAAAAAAAAACGAATTAATTGCCAAAAAAGCAATTATTTCTCCTCCTTTGGTTGAAGAAGAACTTTTTTTGATAGATACATTAGATGCAAAAGCTATTATGATTGATTTTACTTCAATATATGAGCAAAATATACCGGATAAAAATATATTTGATTCACTCACACTTTTACGCCGCTATACCAAAAAATTAATTATCCATAATGATATTTTTATCAGTCCTTATCAATTGCTTGAATCAGTTATTTATGGAAGCGATTGTGTTATTTTGGAAGTAAATGTTCTCAATAAAGAGCTTAAAAATATGTGTGCATTTGCTTTGAGATTAGGGCTTTTGCCTATTGTCAAAATTTATTCACTACAAGAGTTAAAAAAAGCAATCCTTGCAAAAGCGCAAATGATTTATATTGCGCAAGATTTTTCAAATCTTATTTCTTATGTACCAAATTCTAAAATTATTTTTTGTGATTTATCTTCAAATATAACTTCTTTGGATGAAAAAATTTCTTATGGTGTGGATATATTTTTTATGTCTTTATCAAGAATTAAATAA
- a CDS encoding ATP-dependent nuclease subunit B, which translates to MFKVILGIICGLMVCAILDANTFSEDYYLMLSSDAFNRGDFKGAKDGYLTLYEETKNIAYAKEAALSAANMGDMQTAAKLALLYQNVTKNTKDLPTSKILADSYIRMGDIKKAISLLESIKKEEDSLPVDNVLGTLYLSEKNFDKAFGLLDNVYNQTHDEEALSKILMIYLAKNDKPAATGLLKSHLEKYGCSKDLCQKSFDAFVRLNDLSDAQEVFQMIYNKSPTIENARYLIRILAYQKKYKQAQEIAQTFPLNRHLLLELYVAQKEFSAASKQASLIYKEQKNPKYLALEAIYLYQSMETPKKQTIEEIIKKLEHSLSERQKEIVSIKENLNSQDAFFYNFLGYMLIDYNLDVKKGIHYVKIALEVDPGSVSYVDSLAWGYYKLGKCIEAKKIFATIPKEQIEIETELKSHFDSINSCTK; encoded by the coding sequence ATGTTTAAAGTAATTCTTGGAATTATTTGTGGATTGATGGTGTGTGCTATCTTGGATGCAAATACTTTTTCTGAAGATTATTATTTGATGTTGAGTTCGGATGCATTTAATAGAGGTGATTTTAAGGGTGCTAAGGATGGATATTTAACATTATATGAAGAGACAAAAAATATTGCTTATGCCAAAGAAGCAGCCCTATCTGCTGCTAATATGGGAGATATGCAGACAGCAGCTAAACTTGCCTTGCTTTATCAAAATGTAACCAAGAATACTAAAGACTTACCCACAAGTAAGATTTTGGCTGATAGTTACATTCGTATGGGAGATATCAAAAAGGCTATTTCTTTGCTTGAGTCTATCAAAAAAGAAGAGGATTCTTTGCCTGTAGATAATGTTTTGGGAACACTTTATTTGAGTGAAAAAAATTTTGATAAAGCATTTGGGTTGTTAGATAATGTTTATAATCAAACTCATGATGAAGAGGCTTTGAGTAAGATTTTAATGATTTATTTAGCTAAAAATGACAAACCGGCAGCTACCGGTTTGCTTAAATCGCATTTGGAAAAATATGGCTGCTCAAAGGATTTATGCCAAAAGAGTTTTGATGCTTTTGTCCGGCTTAATGATTTAAGCGATGCTCAAGAGGTTTTTCAAATGATATATAACAAATCCCCTACAATTGAAAATGCCAGATATTTGATCCGTATTCTTGCTTATCAAAAAAAGTATAAACAAGCCCAAGAAATTGCTCAAACTTTTCCTCTCAATAGGCATCTTTTGTTAGAATTATATGTCGCACAAAAGGAATTTTCTGCTGCATCCAAGCAAGCTAGCCTTATCTACAAAGAACAAAAAAACCCTAAATATTTAGCTTTGGAAGCTATTTATCTTTATCAATCTATGGAAACTCCTAAAAAACAGACTATTGAAGAGATCATCAAAAAACTTGAACACTCTTTAAGTGAGCGTCAAAAAGAAATTGTCTCTATTAAAGAGAACTTGAATTCTCAAGATGCATTTTTTTATAATTTTTTGGGTTATATGCTTATTGATTATAATTTAGATGTAAAAAAAGGTATCCATTATGTAAAAATTGCCCTAGAGGTTGATCCCGGGTCGGTTTCTTATGTGGATTCACTTGCATGGGGATATTATAAGTTAGGTAAATGTATTGAAGCTAAAAAAATATTTGCTACTATTCCTAAAGAACAAATAGAAATAGAGACTGAATTAAAATCCCATTTTGATAGCATTAATTCTTGCACAAAATAA
- a CDS encoding YkgJ family cysteine cluster protein, translated as MDFDFGFDGNACKTCGGKCCTGESGYIFASINELSQISDFLAMAFNEFTQKYVKKVGYKFSFLEKPSEDGVACIFFDDVAKKCLIYQVRPKQCVNFPFWESFKRNNINNKELENLCKLCEGIKCLK; from the coding sequence ATGGACTTTGATTTTGGATTTGATGGGAATGCTTGTAAAACATGCGGGGGAAAATGTTGTACCGGAGAGAGCGGGTATATTTTTGCAAGTATAAATGAATTATCTCAAATCAGTGATTTTTTGGCTATGGCGTTTAATGAATTTACACAAAAATATGTTAAAAAGGTAGGGTATAAATTTTCATTTTTAGAAAAGCCAAGTGAGGATGGGGTTGCTTGTATATTTTTTGATGATGTAGCTAAAAAATGTCTGATTTATCAGGTAAGACCTAAGCAATGTGTGAATTTTCCATTTTGGGAGAGCTTTAAAAGAAATAATATTAATAATAAGGAGTTGGAGAATTTATGCAAATTGTGCGAAGGTATAAAATGTTTAAAGTAA
- a CDS encoding YfhL family 4Fe-4S dicluster ferredoxin, with protein MSLLINDECIACDACREECPNEAIDEGDPIYLIDPDRCTECVGYDDEPNCVGVCPVDAIIPDPDNIESFEELKYKYEQLQEGE; from the coding sequence ATGTCTTTGCTAATAAATGATGAATGTATTGCTTGTGATGCTTGCAGAGAGGAATGCCCCAATGAAGCTATCGATGAGGGCGATCCGATTTATTTGATAGATCCGGATAGATGCACAGAATGTGTTGGTTATGATGATGAGCCTAATTGCGTAGGTGTATGTCCTGTTGATGCGATTATTCCTGATCCGGATAATATTGAAAGCTTTGAAGAGTTAAAATACAAATACGAACAGCTTCAAGAAGGTGAATAA